The Culex pipiens pallens isolate TS unplaced genomic scaffold, TS_CPP_V2 Cpp_Un0003, whole genome shotgun sequence genome includes a region encoding these proteins:
- the LOC120424216 gene encoding uncharacterized protein LOC120424216 → MKLSYSDYFQRLERYPTNLIKNIYLEYRRSHRNSRLQTLNSRRRSFCRMNWQHLCHSRKRELSVQALHFPAGKRRLLFPNQQPMANSSKPVQMMAGNESTLFSTSLSRSKMKVAMLLPNETSIRNLLSLGSSDVTGGQCCVPHALTRS, encoded by the exons ATGAAGCTGTCGTACTCGGATTACTTCCAGAGGTTGGAGCGATATCCGACGAACCTGATCAAGAACATCTACctggaataccgaagaagtcaccg caactcCCGCCTGCAAACGCTCaactcgcgacggcgcagcttctGCCGGATGAACTGGCAACATCTGTGCCATTCTCGAAAGAGGGAACTATCGGTTCAGGCGCTTCACTTCCCAGCTGGAAAACGTCGACTTCTCTTCCCGAATCAACAaccaatggccaactcctccaagcctgtccaaatgatggccggcaacgagTCCACCCTGTTCTCTACATCGCTGTCGCGCTCGAAAATGAAGGTCGCGATGTTGCTGCCCAACGAAACGTCCATCCGTAACCTGCTCAGCCTGGGGTCTTCGGACGTGACCGGTGGccagtgttgcgttcctcacgcgctcacgcgctcgtga
- the LOC120424215 gene encoding elongation factor 1-alpha-like, whose product MASVGVSSFTDKSQHLPLKDVNKIGGTGTETDVNKPSIAIVYAPVNLTTDCKSVEMYQKALSEAVPGDNVKNLSVKELRRGYVVDDLKKIATQVIVQNLPGQIPNGYTPVLTNSARSKRRSFVVPAGRDELWPESLDRSWHRVMTGGSRHALAAGGLSFSKS is encoded by the coding sequence ATGGCATCGGTCGGCGTCAGCAGTTTCACCGACAAGTCCCAGCATCTGCCCCTAAAGGACGTCAACAAAATCGGTGGTACGGGAACGGAAACCGATGTGAACAAGCCCAGTATAGCCATCGTCTACGCCCCGGTCAACCTGACCACTGATTGCAAGTCCGTCGAAATGTACCAAAAAGCCCTGTCGGAGGCCGTGCCCGGAGACAACGTCAAGAACTTGTCCGTCAAGGAACTGCGTCGTGGATACGTCGTcgatgacttaaaaaaaatcgccacccAGGTAATCGTGCAGAACCTCCCCGGACAGATCCCCAACGGATACACCCCAGTGCTTACGAATTCAGCGAGATCCAAAAGAAGATCTTTCGTCGTTCCGGCAGGTCGAGATGAGCTGTGGCCCGAATCGCTCGATAGATCTTGGCACCGCGTGATGACTGGCGGATCAAGACATGCTCTTGCAGCAGGAGGTTTGAGCTTCTCCAAAAGCTAG